In Monodelphis domestica isolate mMonDom1 chromosome 4, mMonDom1.pri, whole genome shotgun sequence, one DNA window encodes the following:
- the SNRNP70 gene encoding U1 small nuclear ribonucleoprotein 70 kDa isoform X2 yields the protein MTQFLPPNLLALFAPRDPIPYLPPLEKLPHEKHHNQPYCGIAPYIREFEDPRDAPPPTRAETREERMERKRREKIERRQQEVETELKMWDPHNDPNAQGDAFKTLFVARVNYDTTESKLRREFEVYGPIKRIHMVYSKRSGKPRGYAFIEYEHERDMHSAYKHADGKKIDGRRVLVDVERGRTVKGWRPRRLGGGLGGTRRGGADVNIRHSGRDDTSRYDERDRDRERERERRERSRERDKERDRRRSRSRDRRRRSRSREKEERRRSRERSKDKERERKRRSSRSRERARRERERKEEPRGGEGPEPPEAGDAPPDDGPLGEPGPDGPDIPEEKGRDRDRDRRRSHRGERERRRDRDRDREHKRGDRGERRDEAPRGGGGGGGGGGGGQDNGLEGLGADGRDLYLEADAGDGYLAPENGYLMEPAPE from the exons ATGACGCAGTTCCTGCCCCCCAATCTCTTGGCCCTCTTCGCACCCCGAGACCCAATCCCCTACCTTCCACCCTTGGAGAAGCTGCCCCATGAGAAGCACCACAACCAACCCTACTGTGGCATCGCCCCCTACATCCGGGAGTTTGAG gaCCCTCGTGATGCCCCTCCTCCAACCCGAGCAGAGACCAGAGAGGAGCGGATGGAAAGAAAG agGCGGGAAAAGATAGAGCGGCGACAGCAAGAAGTGGAGACAGAGCTGAAAATGT GGGATCCACACAATGACCCCAATGCTCAGGGTGATGCTTTCAAAACTCTCTTTGTGGCCCGAGTG AACTATGACACGACAGAATCAAAGCTACGGAGAGAGTTTGAGGTGTACGGACCCATCAAGAGG ATTCACATGGTCTACAGCAAGCGGTCTGGGAAGCCTCGAGGCTATGCCTTCATCGAGTACGAGCACGAGCGGGACATGCACT CGGCTTACAAGCATGCAGACGGCAAGAAGATTGATGGCAGGCGGGTGCTGGTGGATGTAGAGAGAGGCCGCACGGTGAAGGGCTGGAGGCCCCGCAGACTTG GGGGTGGCCTTGGGGGCACCAGGCGAGGCGGGGCCGATGTCAACATCCGGCACTCAGGCAGAGACGACACTTCGCGCTACGATGAGAG GGACCGGGACAGGGAACGTGAGCGGGAGCGCCGAGAGCGGAGCCGCGAGCGGGACAAGGAGAGGGACCGGCGGCGTTCCAGGTCCCGGGACCGCCGGCGGCGCTCCAGAAGCAGGGAGAAGGAGGAGCGGAGACGCTCCCGGGAGAGAAGTAAGGACAAAGAGCGTGAGCGGAAGCGGCGGAGCAGCCGGAGCCGAGAGAGGGCCCGGCGAGAGCGCGAGCGCAAGGAGGAGCCTCGGGGTGGGGAGGGCCCTGAGCCCCCAGAGGCAGGTGACGCTCCTCCTGATGATGGGCCCCTGGGGGAGCCCGGCCCTGATGGACCAGACATCCCCGAAGAGAAGGGCCGGGACCGGGACCGGGACCGACGCCGCAGCCACCGTGGTGAGAGGGAGAGGCGGCGGGACCGGGATAGAGATCGCGAGCACAAAAGAGGCGACCGGGGTGAAAGGCGGGATGAAGCCCCCCGTGGTGggggtggcggcggcggcggcggcggtggcggccaGGACAACGGGCTTGAAGGGCTTGGGGCTGATGGGCGGGACCTCTATTTGGAGGCCGACGCTGGCGATGGCTATCTGGCTCCTGAGAATGGCTACCTGATGGAGCCAGCGCCAGAGTGA
- the SNRNP70 gene encoding U1 small nuclear ribonucleoprotein 70 kDa isoform X1 encodes MTQFLPPNLLALFAPRDPIPYLPPLEKLPHEKHHNQPYCGIAPYIREFEDPRDAPPPTRAETREERMERKRREKIERRQQEVETELKMWDPHNDPNAQGDAFKTLFVARVNYDTTESKLRREFEVYGPIKRIHMVYSKRSGKPRGYAFIEYEHERDMHSAYKHADGKKIDGRRVLVDVERGRTVKGWRPRRLGGGLGGTRRGGADVNIRHSGRDDTSRYDERPCPPRDRDRERERERRERSRERDKERDRRRSRSRDRRRRSRSREKEERRRSRERSKDKERERKRRSSRSRERARRERERKEEPRGGEGPEPPEAGDAPPDDGPLGEPGPDGPDIPEEKGRDRDRDRRRSHRGERERRRDRDRDREHKRGDRGERRDEAPRGGGGGGGGGGGGQDNGLEGLGADGRDLYLEADAGDGYLAPENGYLMEPAPE; translated from the exons ATGACGCAGTTCCTGCCCCCCAATCTCTTGGCCCTCTTCGCACCCCGAGACCCAATCCCCTACCTTCCACCCTTGGAGAAGCTGCCCCATGAGAAGCACCACAACCAACCCTACTGTGGCATCGCCCCCTACATCCGGGAGTTTGAG gaCCCTCGTGATGCCCCTCCTCCAACCCGAGCAGAGACCAGAGAGGAGCGGATGGAAAGAAAG agGCGGGAAAAGATAGAGCGGCGACAGCAAGAAGTGGAGACAGAGCTGAAAATGT GGGATCCACACAATGACCCCAATGCTCAGGGTGATGCTTTCAAAACTCTCTTTGTGGCCCGAGTG AACTATGACACGACAGAATCAAAGCTACGGAGAGAGTTTGAGGTGTACGGACCCATCAAGAGG ATTCACATGGTCTACAGCAAGCGGTCTGGGAAGCCTCGAGGCTATGCCTTCATCGAGTACGAGCACGAGCGGGACATGCACT CGGCTTACAAGCATGCAGACGGCAAGAAGATTGATGGCAGGCGGGTGCTGGTGGATGTAGAGAGAGGCCGCACGGTGAAGGGCTGGAGGCCCCGCAGACTTG GGGGTGGCCTTGGGGGCACCAGGCGAGGCGGGGCCGATGTCAACATCCGGCACTCAGGCAGAGACGACACTTCGCGCTACGATGAGAGG cCTTGTCCTCCAAGGGACCGGGACAGGGAACGTGAGCGGGAGCGCCGAGAGCGGAGCCGCGAGCGGGACAAGGAGAGGGACCGGCGGCGTTCCAGGTCCCGGGACCGCCGGCGGCGCTCCAGAAGCAGGGAGAAGGAGGAGCGGAGACGCTCCCGGGAGAGAAGTAAGGACAAAGAGCGTGAGCGGAAGCGGCGGAGCAGCCGGAGCCGAGAGAGGGCCCGGCGAGAGCGCGAGCGCAAGGAGGAGCCTCGGGGTGGGGAGGGCCCTGAGCCCCCAGAGGCAGGTGACGCTCCTCCTGATGATGGGCCCCTGGGGGAGCCCGGCCCTGATGGACCAGACATCCCCGAAGAGAAGGGCCGGGACCGGGACCGGGACCGACGCCGCAGCCACCGTGGTGAGAGGGAGAGGCGGCGGGACCGGGATAGAGATCGCGAGCACAAAAGAGGCGACCGGGGTGAAAGGCGGGATGAAGCCCCCCGTGGTGggggtggcggcggcggcggcggcggtggcggccaGGACAACGGGCTTGAAGGGCTTGGGGCTGATGGGCGGGACCTCTATTTGGAGGCCGACGCTGGCGATGGCTATCTGGCTCCTGAGAATGGCTACCTGATGGAGCCAGCGCCAGAGTGA
- the SNRNP70 gene encoding U1 small nuclear ribonucleoprotein 70 kDa isoform X3, translated as MTEVLPRSPQLFLLQVPPRGHPSLPLSPGGEACLGPIAGAASLSPSRSVAALVGGGWQGGTMRALRVQVSMGAPGKLPCVPPPGSLLLARPLRRTEPPPSRSVWSDARRAGIAAYKHADGKKIDGRRVLVDVERGRTVKGWRPRRLGGGLGGTRRGGADVNIRHSGRDDTSRYDERPCPPRDRDRERERERRERSRERDKERDRRRSRSRDRRRRSRSREKEERRRSRERSKDKERERKRRSSRSRERARRERERKEEPRGGEGPEPPEAGDAPPDDGPLGEPGPDGPDIPEEKGRDRDRDRRRSHRGERERRRDRDRDREHKRGDRGERRDEAPRGGGGGGGGGGGGQDNGLEGLGADGRDLYLEADAGDGYLAPENGYLMEPAPE; from the exons ATGACTGAAGTTCTCCCCCGCTCCCCTCAACTCTTCCTCTTGCAAGTCCCCCCCCGGggccatccctccctccccctgtcTCCAGGCGGTGAGGCATGTCTGGGTCCCATAGCCGGGGCTGCTTCTCTGTCCCCCTCCCGTAGTGTAGCTGCCCTGGTGGGTGGGGGGTGGCAAGGGGGGACCATGCGCGCGCTAAGGGTGCAGGTAAGCATGGGGGCTCCAGGTAAGCTGCCCTGTGTCCCCCCCCCGGGAAGCCTCCTCCTCGCCAGGCCCCTCAGGAGGACCGAGCCCCCCCCATCCCGCTCGGTTTGGTCGGACGCTCGCAGAGCCGGCATTG CGGCTTACAAGCATGCAGACGGCAAGAAGATTGATGGCAGGCGGGTGCTGGTGGATGTAGAGAGAGGCCGCACGGTGAAGGGCTGGAGGCCCCGCAGACTTG GGGGTGGCCTTGGGGGCACCAGGCGAGGCGGGGCCGATGTCAACATCCGGCACTCAGGCAGAGACGACACTTCGCGCTACGATGAGAGG cCTTGTCCTCCAAGGGACCGGGACAGGGAACGTGAGCGGGAGCGCCGAGAGCGGAGCCGCGAGCGGGACAAGGAGAGGGACCGGCGGCGTTCCAGGTCCCGGGACCGCCGGCGGCGCTCCAGAAGCAGGGAGAAGGAGGAGCGGAGACGCTCCCGGGAGAGAAGTAAGGACAAAGAGCGTGAGCGGAAGCGGCGGAGCAGCCGGAGCCGAGAGAGGGCCCGGCGAGAGCGCGAGCGCAAGGAGGAGCCTCGGGGTGGGGAGGGCCCTGAGCCCCCAGAGGCAGGTGACGCTCCTCCTGATGATGGGCCCCTGGGGGAGCCCGGCCCTGATGGACCAGACATCCCCGAAGAGAAGGGCCGGGACCGGGACCGGGACCGACGCCGCAGCCACCGTGGTGAGAGGGAGAGGCGGCGGGACCGGGATAGAGATCGCGAGCACAAAAGAGGCGACCGGGGTGAAAGGCGGGATGAAGCCCCCCGTGGTGggggtggcggcggcggcggcggcggtggcggccaGGACAACGGGCTTGAAGGGCTTGGGGCTGATGGGCGGGACCTCTATTTGGAGGCCGACGCTGGCGATGGCTATCTGGCTCCTGAGAATGGCTACCTGATGGAGCCAGCGCCAGAGTGA